The Saccharothrix variisporea genome has a segment encoding these proteins:
- the proB gene encoding glutamate 5-kinase gives MSQARQAVAAAGRVVVKVGSSSLTTAQGGLDRARLDALVDAVAARCAAGSQVVLVSSGAIAAGLAPLGVTRRPRDLATQQAAASVGQLALAHAYANSFGRYQLTVGQVLLTADDVVRRSHYRNAQRTFSRLLALGAVPVVNENDTVATEEIRFGDNDRLAALVAHLVGADALFLLSDVDALYDGDPRRPGAQRITEVTGAADVDGVRAGTVGASGLGTGGMASKLAAARLAASAGIPVLLAGAADAARALSQADVGTAFAVTGPRLTARRFWLGHAADATGRLTLDDGAVAAVVDRRRSLLAAGITSVEGAFEAGDVVELVDLSGHVVARGVVAFDATELPALIGRSSHDLPAEQRREVVHADDLVPLPRH, from the coding sequence TTGTCCCAGGCCCGGCAGGCCGTCGCGGCGGCGGGCCGGGTCGTGGTCAAGGTCGGGTCGTCGTCGCTGACCACCGCGCAGGGCGGCCTGGACCGGGCCCGCCTGGACGCCCTGGTCGACGCGGTCGCCGCCCGGTGCGCGGCGGGCAGCCAGGTGGTGCTGGTGTCCTCCGGCGCCATCGCGGCCGGCCTGGCACCGCTGGGCGTCACCCGCCGCCCCCGTGACCTGGCCACCCAGCAGGCAGCCGCCAGCGTCGGCCAACTGGCGTTGGCGCACGCCTACGCCAACTCCTTCGGCCGCTACCAGCTCACCGTCGGCCAGGTGCTGCTCACCGCCGACGACGTCGTCCGCCGCTCCCACTACCGCAACGCCCAGCGCACGTTCTCCCGCCTCCTGGCCCTCGGCGCGGTCCCGGTCGTCAACGAGAACGACACGGTCGCCACCGAGGAGATCCGCTTCGGCGACAACGACCGCCTGGCCGCCCTGGTAGCCCACCTGGTCGGCGCGGACGCCCTGTTCCTCCTCTCCGATGTCGACGCCCTCTACGACGGCGACCCCCGCCGCCCCGGCGCACAGCGCATCACCGAGGTCACCGGTGCCGCCGACGTGGACGGCGTGCGCGCCGGCACGGTCGGCGCATCCGGCCTCGGCACCGGCGGCATGGCCTCCAAACTCGCCGCCGCGCGCCTGGCCGCGTCCGCCGGCATCCCGGTCCTGCTGGCAGGCGCGGCCGACGCCGCCCGAGCCCTGAGCCAAGCCGACGTGGGCACGGCCTTCGCCGTGACCGGCCCACGCCTGACCGCGAGGCGCTTCTGGCTGGGCCACGCCGCCGACGCCACCGGCCGCCTCACCCTGGACGACGGCGCGGTAGCGGCCGTGGTCGACCGCCGCCGCTCCCTCCTGGCCGCGGGCATCACGTCCGTGGAGGGCGCGTTCGAAGCCGGCGACGTGGTCGAGCTGGTCGACCTGTCCGGCCACGTGGTGGCCCGAGGCGTGGTGGCCTTCGACGCGACAGAGCTACCGGCCCTGATCGGCCGCTCCAGCCACGACCTCCCGGCCGAACAACGCCGCGAGGTCGTCCACGCCGACGACCTCGTACCCCTCCCACGCCACTAG
- the obgE gene encoding GTPase ObgE — MSRFVDRVVIHVAAGDGGNGVASVHREKFKPLGGPDGGNGGKGGDVVLIVDSQVHTLLDFHFRPHAAAGNGKGGAGGNRDGANGADLELRVPEGTVVLTPDGEVLADLVGEGTRMIAAQGGRGGLGNAALASKARKAPGFALLGEPGEKHDLVLELKSVADVGLLGFPSAGKSSLISVLSAAKPKIADYPFTTLVPNLGVITAGETVFTMADVPGLIPGASEGKGLGLDFLRHIERCAVLVHVVDCATYETDRDPLSDIDALEEELAKYTPSLADDLAERPRVVVLNKIDIPEARDLADMVKPDIEARGLPVFEVSTASREGLRELTFALGRIVEEYRASRPQQEATRIVLRPTAVDDSGFTVVEDPQTPGGFIVRGERPERWIRQTDFSNDEAVGYLADRLARLGVEDVLVKMGAVPGAQVTIGDLVFDWEPSTPAGIAAVAMTGRGTDARLEPHNRVGAAERLAAKKARRLPGTYDEDLEEEE, encoded by the coding sequence GTGTCCCGTTTTGTCGACCGGGTGGTGATCCACGTCGCCGCCGGTGACGGCGGCAACGGGGTCGCCTCCGTGCACCGCGAGAAGTTCAAGCCGCTGGGCGGCCCGGACGGCGGCAACGGCGGCAAGGGCGGCGACGTCGTCCTCATCGTCGACTCGCAGGTGCACACGCTGCTCGACTTCCACTTCCGCCCGCACGCCGCCGCCGGCAACGGCAAGGGTGGCGCGGGCGGCAACCGGGACGGCGCGAACGGCGCCGACCTGGAGCTGCGCGTCCCCGAGGGCACCGTGGTGCTCACCCCGGACGGCGAGGTGCTCGCCGACCTGGTGGGCGAGGGCACCCGCATGATCGCCGCGCAGGGCGGCCGCGGCGGCCTGGGCAACGCGGCGCTCGCGTCCAAGGCCCGCAAGGCCCCCGGATTCGCTCTTCTGGGTGAACCCGGCGAGAAGCACGACCTCGTGCTGGAGCTGAAGTCCGTCGCCGACGTGGGCCTGCTGGGCTTCCCGTCGGCGGGCAAGTCGTCGCTGATCTCGGTGCTGTCCGCGGCCAAGCCGAAGATCGCCGACTACCCGTTCACCACCCTCGTGCCGAACCTCGGCGTGATCACCGCCGGCGAGACGGTGTTCACCATGGCCGACGTGCCGGGCCTGATCCCGGGCGCGTCCGAGGGCAAGGGCCTGGGCCTGGACTTCCTGCGGCACATCGAGCGCTGCGCGGTGCTGGTGCACGTCGTGGACTGCGCGACCTACGAGACCGACCGCGACCCGCTGTCCGACATCGACGCGCTGGAGGAGGAGCTGGCGAAGTACACGCCCTCCCTGGCGGACGACCTCGCCGAACGCCCCCGCGTCGTCGTGCTGAACAAGATCGACATCCCCGAGGCCCGTGACCTGGCGGACATGGTGAAGCCCGACATCGAGGCCCGCGGCCTGCCGGTGTTCGAGGTCTCCACGGCCAGCCGCGAGGGCCTGCGGGAGCTGACGTTCGCCCTCGGGCGGATCGTCGAGGAGTACCGGGCCTCGCGGCCCCAGCAGGAGGCGACCCGGATCGTCCTGCGGCCGACCGCCGTGGACGACTCGGGCTTCACCGTCGTCGAGGACCCGCAGACACCGGGCGGGTTCATCGTGCGCGGCGAGCGCCCGGAGCGCTGGATCCGGCAGACGGACTTCAGCAACGACGAGGCCGTCGGCTACCTCGCCGACCGCCTCGCCCGTCTGGGCGTGGAGGACGTGCTGGTCAAGATGGGTGCGGTCCCCGGCGCCCAGGTCACCATCGGCGACCTGGTGTTCGACTGGGAACCGTCCACCCCGGCCGGTATCGCCGCCGTGGCCATGACCGGCCGCGGCACCGACGCCCGCCTCGAACCCCACAACCGGGTCGGCGCCGCCGAGCGCCTCGCGGCCAAGAAGGCGCGCCGCCTCCCCGGCACCTATGACGAGGACCTCGAAGAGGAAGAGTGA